The following proteins are encoded in a genomic region of Burkholderia cepacia:
- a CDS encoding LytR/AlgR family response regulator transcription factor — MPTALIADDEPNLSDALAARLGRLWPELDIVAMPRNGVDALAALNAHRPDIAFLDIRMPGIDGLKLASIVPDVHVVFVTAHDEYAVDAFDRAAVDYLLKPVTDERLLRCIARLQRGEPARSFASASADRSALTEPAPIRWLTVGVKDATRLVSVDDVLYFQALDKYTEIVTQTDRHVIRTPLKELRARIDPDHFAQVHRGVIVAYAAIDRVERDLLGRLRIHLHGRGDVLPVSRAYAGRFRHM, encoded by the coding sequence ATGCCGACCGCCCTCATCGCCGACGACGAACCGAACCTGTCCGACGCGCTTGCCGCGCGTCTCGGCCGACTCTGGCCCGAGCTCGACATCGTTGCGATGCCGCGCAACGGCGTCGATGCGCTCGCCGCGCTCAACGCGCATCGTCCCGACATCGCGTTTCTCGACATCAGGATGCCGGGCATTGACGGCCTGAAGCTGGCGAGCATCGTGCCGGACGTGCACGTCGTGTTCGTGACCGCGCATGACGAATACGCGGTCGATGCGTTCGATCGCGCTGCGGTCGACTACCTGTTGAAGCCGGTGACGGACGAGCGGCTGCTGCGCTGTATCGCCCGGTTGCAGCGCGGCGAGCCCGCGCGAAGCTTCGCGTCGGCATCCGCCGACAGGTCGGCCTTGACGGAGCCGGCTCCGATCCGCTGGCTGACCGTGGGCGTGAAGGATGCGACACGGCTCGTATCGGTCGACGACGTGCTGTATTTCCAGGCGCTCGACAAGTACACGGAAATCGTGACGCAAACGGATCGGCACGTGATCCGCACGCCGCTCAAGGAATTGCGCGCGCGCATCGATCCGGATCACTTCGCGCAAGTGCATCGCGGCGTGATCGTTGCGTATGCAGCGATCGATCGCGTCGAGCGCGACCTGCTGGGCCGCCTGCGCATTCATCTGCACGGCCGCGGCGATGTGCTGCCGGTCAGTCGCGCGTATGCGGGGCGCTTCCGGCATATGTAG
- a CDS encoding STM2901 family protein, whose translation MSNTYTYGIHENLTPVELFFLIAVDETMNELGISDAVGVAMILAGSRFLSTRGKFAGAVKGTSAASKLSRSLLPYEIKHRILPTFTSWTSVVLLRVKMTNHIGVFVGRAIPGVGWMITAADVATIGYKTVLAYNRYVKPEDRL comes from the coding sequence ATGTCGAATACATATACGTACGGGATACACGAGAACCTCACTCCCGTGGAGTTGTTCTTTTTGATCGCAGTGGATGAAACGATGAATGAGCTAGGAATCAGCGACGCGGTCGGTGTTGCGATGATCCTTGCAGGCTCGCGGTTTCTTTCCACACGAGGTAAATTTGCCGGCGCAGTAAAGGGAACCTCGGCTGCATCGAAGCTCTCTCGCTCGCTGCTGCCCTATGAGATAAAGCATCGAATCTTACCGACATTCACGTCTTGGACCAGTGTGGTCCTGCTGCGAGTGAAAATGACCAATCATATCGGTGTGTTCGTCGGACGGGCCATCCCCGGAGTTGGTTGGATGATTACTGCTGCTGACGTGGCGACCATCGGATATAAAACAGTTTTGGCATACAACCGTTATGTGAAGCCAGAGGACCGTCTCTAA
- a CDS encoding sensor histidine kinase yields the protein MHSRLHSIFPGRPPEPAAPAPLRGLPALVALVLFNCAVGLGFWASRRDEGVLPYLVVANGIGLCAPLFGIALGKLSRGRLATLPKLLIVVPASVFAGFEIAASTVGHVPHLVGHASVRTWLAYASSFAVTAAAYAILSLFMQTARMRATLETERREAAEARQAETAARLALLQAQIEPHFLFNTLANVQSLIERDPARASTMLDSLNRYLRASLRRTRDATSMLGDEIELVDALLKVASVRLGERLAYVIDVPMPLRGLAFSPLLLQPLVENALLHGIEPSLDGGEIRIVGKRSGDGLELSVIDTGVGLGHGGPTLHSGVGLANVAARVKGLYGERGRMAVGGTPGATRGVTATLLIPID from the coding sequence ATGCACAGCCGGCTCCATTCGATCTTCCCCGGGCGGCCGCCCGAGCCGGCCGCGCCGGCGCCGTTGCGCGGGCTGCCGGCGCTCGTCGCCCTCGTGCTGTTCAATTGCGCGGTCGGCCTTGGGTTCTGGGCGAGCCGGCGCGATGAAGGCGTGCTCCCGTACCTCGTGGTCGCGAACGGCATCGGCCTGTGCGCGCCGCTGTTCGGCATCGCCCTGGGCAAGCTGTCGCGCGGCCGGCTCGCGACGCTGCCGAAACTGCTGATCGTCGTGCCGGCAAGCGTCTTCGCCGGGTTCGAAATCGCCGCGTCGACGGTCGGCCACGTGCCGCATCTGGTCGGGCACGCGAGCGTTCGGACCTGGCTTGCGTACGCGTCGTCATTCGCCGTCACGGCCGCAGCCTACGCGATTCTTTCCCTGTTCATGCAGACGGCGCGCATGCGTGCGACGCTCGAGACCGAGCGCCGCGAAGCCGCCGAAGCGCGCCAGGCCGAGACCGCCGCGCGCCTGGCGCTGCTGCAGGCGCAGATCGAGCCGCACTTCCTGTTCAATACGCTCGCGAACGTGCAGAGCCTGATCGAGCGCGACCCGGCCCGCGCATCGACGATGCTCGACAGCCTGAACCGCTACCTGCGTGCGAGCCTGCGGCGCACGCGCGATGCGACGTCGATGCTCGGCGACGAAATCGAGCTCGTCGACGCGCTGCTGAAAGTCGCGTCGGTCCGGCTCGGCGAACGGCTCGCGTATGTGATCGACGTGCCGATGCCGCTGCGCGGGCTGGCGTTCTCGCCGCTGCTGCTGCAACCGCTCGTCGAGAATGCGCTGCTGCACGGGATCGAGCCGTCGCTCGACGGCGGCGAGATCCGCATCGTGGGCAAGCGCAGCGGCGACGGGCTCGAACTGAGCGTGATCGACACCGGCGTCGGTCTCGGCCACGGCGGCCCGACGCTGCACAGCGGCGTCGGGCTGGCGAACGTCGCCGCGCGCGTCAAGGGTCTCTACGGGGAACGCGGCCGCATGGCGGTCGGCGGCACGCCCGGCGCCACGCGGGGCGTCACCGCCACCCTGCTGATTCCGATCGACTGA
- a CDS encoding dienelactone hydrolase family protein, whose product MQAREIAIPIDRTRLDGVLTLPQGARGVVVFAHGSGSSRLSPRNRAVAQTLVKAGLATLLFDLLDRDEEQVDCVTALYRFDVDLLARRLCAAIAWIRALPECRPLPLGLFGASTGAAAALVAAAREPAVGAVVSRGGRPDLAGDALERVAAPTLLIVGARDDQVLRLNRLAAARLTCETVIEIVPGATHLFEEPGALDAVARLAAAWFVRWLGGHAEHQQKGGS is encoded by the coding sequence ATGCAGGCACGCGAGATCGCGATCCCGATCGACCGGACCCGGCTCGACGGCGTGCTGACGTTGCCGCAGGGCGCGCGCGGCGTCGTCGTGTTCGCGCACGGCAGCGGCAGCAGCCGCCTCAGCCCGCGCAACCGCGCCGTCGCGCAGACGCTGGTGAAGGCCGGACTCGCGACGCTGCTGTTCGATCTGCTCGATCGCGACGAAGAGCAGGTCGACTGCGTCACGGCGCTCTATCGCTTCGACGTCGATCTGCTCGCCCGTCGACTGTGCGCAGCGATTGCGTGGATACGCGCGCTGCCGGAATGCCGGCCGCTGCCGCTCGGCCTGTTCGGCGCGAGCACGGGCGCGGCCGCCGCCCTCGTCGCGGCCGCGCGCGAACCTGCCGTCGGCGCCGTCGTGTCGCGCGGAGGCCGCCCCGACCTGGCCGGCGATGCGCTCGAGCGCGTGGCCGCGCCGACGCTGCTGATCGTCGGTGCGCGAGACGATCAGGTGCTGCGTCTCAACCGGCTGGCGGCCGCGCGGCTGACGTGCGAAACGGTGATCGAAATCGTGCCGGGCGCAACTCACCTGTTCGAGGAGCCCGGTGCGCTCGACGCGGTCGCGCGGCTCGCCGCCGCATGGTTCGTCCGCTGGCTCGGCGGCCATGCAGAGCATCAACAAAAGGGGGGATCGTGA
- a CDS encoding SDR family NAD(P)-dependent oxidoreductase, with product MSKVWLVTGAARGLGRSISEAVLAAGDRLVAGARDPARLADLAGRYGDRLLPVALDVTDAAAATRAVAAARDAFGRIDVLVNNAGYGHTAPFEQMSADDFRAQIETNLFGVVNVTRAVLPTMRAQRAGHIFQVSSVGGRTSTPGLSAYQAAKWAVGGFSDVLAKEVAPFGVRVCTLEPGGMRTDWAAEAKRGVDGMLPDYQPSVGRMLDLLGAYGGHEVGDPARIAALIVELSRRDDVPMRLLLGGDAVFVCEQAEAQRADEAARWRDTSLSTQFPDAKLPDGLQALKGLE from the coding sequence ATGTCGAAAGTGTGGTTGGTAACAGGGGCCGCACGCGGCCTGGGGCGGTCGATTTCGGAGGCGGTGCTCGCGGCGGGCGACCGGCTCGTGGCCGGTGCGCGCGATCCCGCGCGGCTCGCGGATCTGGCCGGGCGTTACGGCGACCGGCTGCTGCCGGTCGCGCTCGACGTCACCGATGCAGCGGCGGCGACCCGTGCCGTGGCTGCCGCGCGCGACGCATTCGGGCGCATCGACGTGCTGGTCAACAACGCGGGCTACGGCCATACGGCGCCGTTCGAGCAGATGAGCGCCGACGATTTCCGCGCGCAGATCGAGACGAACCTGTTCGGCGTGGTGAACGTGACGCGCGCGGTGCTGCCGACGATGCGCGCGCAGCGCGCCGGCCATATCTTCCAGGTGTCGTCGGTGGGCGGGCGGACGTCGACGCCCGGCCTGTCCGCGTATCAGGCGGCGAAATGGGCGGTCGGCGGATTCAGCGACGTGCTGGCGAAGGAGGTCGCGCCGTTCGGCGTGCGCGTGTGCACGCTCGAGCCGGGCGGGATGCGCACCGACTGGGCCGCCGAGGCGAAGCGCGGCGTCGACGGCATGCTGCCGGACTACCAGCCGTCGGTCGGGCGCATGCTCGACTTGCTCGGCGCGTATGGCGGCCACGAGGTCGGCGATCCGGCGCGGATCGCCGCGCTGATCGTCGAGCTGTCGCGTCGCGACGACGTGCCGATGCGGCTGTTGCTGGGCGGCGATGCGGTGTTCGTCTGCGAGCAGGCCGAAGCGCAGCGCGCGGACGAGGCGGCGCGCTGGCGGGATACGTCGCTGTCGACGCAGTTTCCGGATGCGAAGCTGCCGGACGGCTTGCAGGCGTTGAAGGGACTCGAGTGA
- a CDS encoding sugar transporter, which yields MSTSEPVSSEHSWWGVWALTLSAFIFNTTEFVPVALLSAIGDSLHMPATDVGLMLTIYAWAVAVTSLPLTLVTRTIERRKLLAGVLVLFIASHVVTGVAWNFAVLMVGRLGIACAHAIFWSISISLAVRLAPPQKKSRALGLLATGTSIAMVAGIPLGRVVGETFGWRVTFLIIAGAAGVALLLLRTTLPALPSQRTGSLASLPSLLRNPTLILLYLLTILVVSAHFTSYTYIEPFLQHVGHASESGITTLLILFGIAGIPAAICFNRLYPHRPAQFLLASIVVIASCLLILFPSALSVVTLSVHTVVWGGAIICFGLAMQAWVLKLAPDATDLAVSIFSALYNVGIGAGALLGNHIARDFGLAWIGTFGGIVGGLGVGVCWLALRVHARRAAPNPASLA from the coding sequence ATGTCGACGTCCGAACCGGTCTCCTCCGAACATTCGTGGTGGGGCGTATGGGCACTCACGCTCTCCGCCTTCATCTTCAATACCACCGAATTCGTGCCCGTCGCGCTGCTCAGCGCGATCGGCGACAGCCTGCACATGCCGGCGACCGACGTCGGCCTGATGCTGACGATCTACGCGTGGGCGGTGGCCGTGACGTCCCTGCCGCTGACGCTGGTGACCCGCACGATCGAACGTCGCAAGCTGCTGGCCGGGGTGCTCGTGCTGTTCATCGCCAGTCACGTCGTGACCGGCGTCGCGTGGAATTTCGCGGTGCTGATGGTCGGCCGGCTGGGCATCGCGTGCGCGCATGCGATCTTCTGGTCGATCTCCATCTCGCTGGCGGTGAGGCTGGCGCCGCCGCAGAAAAAGAGCCGCGCGCTCGGCCTGCTTGCCACGGGAACATCGATCGCGATGGTGGCCGGCATTCCGCTCGGGCGCGTGGTGGGCGAGACGTTCGGCTGGCGGGTCACGTTCCTGATCATCGCCGGCGCGGCGGGCGTCGCGTTGCTGCTGCTGCGCACGACGCTGCCCGCGCTGCCGAGCCAGCGGACGGGCTCGCTCGCCAGCCTGCCCTCCCTGCTGCGCAACCCGACGCTGATCCTGCTCTACCTGCTCACGATTCTCGTCGTGTCCGCGCACTTCACTTCGTACACGTACATCGAACCGTTCCTCCAGCACGTCGGCCATGCGAGCGAAAGCGGCATCACGACCCTGCTGATCCTGTTCGGCATCGCCGGCATACCGGCCGCGATCTGCTTCAACCGCCTCTATCCGCACCGGCCGGCGCAATTCCTGCTGGCGTCGATCGTCGTCATCGCGTCCTGCCTGCTGATCCTGTTCCCCAGCGCGCTCAGCGTCGTCACGCTATCGGTTCACACCGTGGTCTGGGGCGGCGCGATCATCTGCTTCGGCCTTGCAATGCAGGCATGGGTGCTGAAACTGGCGCCGGACGCGACCGATCTCGCCGTCTCGATCTTTTCCGCGCTCTACAACGTCGGGATCGGTGCAGGGGCGCTGCTGGGCAACCACATCGCGCGCGACTTCGGACTCGCGTGGATCGGCACGTTCGGCGGCATCGTCGGCGGGCTCGGCGTCGGCGTATGCTGGCTGGCGTTGCGCGTGCATGCGAGGAGAGCGGCGCCGAATCCCGCATCGCTCGCGTAG
- a CDS encoding TetR/AcrR family transcriptional regulator produces MARPRSLDKHEAILAAAAGALAEHGAAATTARIARLAGVAEGTVFTYFDTKDALLNALYLHLKADLRRAMMTDFPEDGPAEPAMRHAWNGYVSWGVANPDGRRALRQLEVSGRIDDAHRDAGAEGFGPIRAVLRERIAASGTLRPDEALAFCGALFTSIAETTMESVARDPARADAYREAGFRALWAVLHTL; encoded by the coding sequence TTGGCACGACCCCGCAGTCTCGACAAGCACGAAGCGATTCTCGCCGCGGCGGCCGGCGCGCTCGCCGAACACGGCGCGGCCGCGACCACCGCGCGCATTGCGCGGCTCGCGGGCGTGGCCGAGGGGACGGTGTTCACGTATTTCGACACCAAGGATGCGCTGCTGAACGCGCTGTATCTGCATCTGAAGGCCGACCTGCGGCGCGCGATGATGACGGACTTCCCGGAGGACGGCCCCGCCGAGCCGGCGATGCGCCACGCGTGGAACGGCTACGTGTCGTGGGGCGTCGCGAATCCGGACGGGCGGCGCGCGCTGCGGCAGCTCGAGGTCAGCGGACGCATCGACGACGCGCATCGCGACGCGGGCGCGGAAGGATTCGGTCCGATCCGGGCGGTGCTGCGCGAGCGGATCGCCGCATCGGGCACATTGCGGCCCGACGAGGCACTCGCGTTCTGCGGCGCGTTGTTCACGTCGATCGCGGAAACGACGATGGAATCGGTCGCGCGCGATCCGGCGCGGGCCGATGCCTACCGCGAAGCCGGCTTTCGGGCGCTGTGGGCGGTGTTGCACACGCTGTGA
- a CDS encoding DUF6622 family protein, whose product MQPFLSVPSYVYLLFCALVYLGVKRCFPREASPARTLLFPVAFAMLGVTSLRALFPGAGSGAGTVALAALSVGAAFGWLHARRWRLEFADRPAGLLVRLPGDASLVATLMLTFAAETYLHYAVASEQPWAATTGFALAAFAVWGLLVGMPLGRALNVVVRAMRYANGARNQDGTFTRDA is encoded by the coding sequence ATGCAACCGTTCCTTTCAGTGCCGAGCTACGTCTATCTCTTGTTCTGCGCGCTAGTGTATCTCGGCGTGAAGCGCTGCTTCCCGCGCGAAGCATCCCCTGCGAGAACGCTGCTGTTTCCCGTCGCGTTCGCGATGCTGGGCGTCACGAGCCTCAGGGCCCTGTTTCCGGGAGCGGGCTCCGGCGCCGGCACCGTCGCACTCGCCGCCCTTTCCGTCGGCGCCGCGTTCGGCTGGCTGCACGCGCGCCGCTGGCGGCTCGAATTCGCGGATCGCCCGGCGGGCTTGCTCGTGCGCCTGCCGGGCGACGCGAGCCTGGTCGCGACGTTGATGCTCACGTTCGCGGCCGAAACGTACCTGCACTACGCTGTCGCGTCCGAACAGCCTTGGGCAGCGACGACCGGTTTCGCGCTCGCCGCGTTCGCCGTCTGGGGCCTGCTCGTCGGCATGCCGCTCGGCCGCGCGCTCAACGTCGTCGTGCGCGCGATGCGATACGCGAACGGCGCGCGCAATCAGGACGGAACCTTCACGCGCGACGCCTGA
- the zwf gene encoding glucose-6-phosphate dehydrogenase encodes MTNQPTQTAADRPVDMIIFGGGGDLAARKLLPALYMAHLHCNLPPETRIIAVGRRDWGIDGYRKFMDEQSRPFIDEKAFDPQAWHRFLDLFRYVLIDVHDAADYARLTEATRRDAIRVFYLSTSPELFTTICDNLSSADLVDARSRVVLEKPLGHDLASAKAINDAVGKHFEESQIYRIDHYLGKETVQNLMVLRFGNPIFGPLWQAPSIRSVQITVAETVGVGSRAGFYDHTGALRDMVQNHLLQLLCIVAMEPPVSLDPDAVRDEKLKVLRSLRPMAVADVARDTVRGQYTAGAVDGQPVKGYLEEDNVPADSRAETFVALRAHINNWRWANVPFFLRTGKRLQRRQSEIVIEFADMPFSIIPTGPRHYSNRLVIQLQPEESIQLQMLAKEPGSGMNMVPVSLNLDLQQAIPERRAEAYERLLIDVIRGRLTHFMRRDELEAAWSWVEPILDGWKQLGDRPRLYTAGTFGPAASSALLARNNMSWSEEA; translated from the coding sequence ATGACGAATCAGCCTACCCAGACCGCGGCCGACCGGCCGGTCGACATGATCATCTTCGGCGGCGGCGGCGACCTGGCCGCCCGCAAGCTGTTGCCCGCGCTGTACATGGCGCACCTGCACTGCAACCTTCCGCCCGAGACGCGCATCATCGCGGTCGGCCGCCGCGACTGGGGCATCGACGGCTATCGCAAGTTCATGGACGAGCAGTCGCGCCCGTTCATCGACGAAAAGGCGTTCGACCCGCAGGCGTGGCATCGCTTCCTCGACCTGTTCCGCTACGTGCTGATCGACGTGCACGATGCGGCCGACTACGCGCGCCTCACGGAAGCAACCCGCCGCGACGCGATTCGCGTGTTCTACCTGTCGACGTCGCCGGAGCTGTTCACGACGATCTGCGACAACCTCTCGTCGGCCGACCTCGTCGACGCCCGCTCGCGGGTCGTGCTGGAGAAGCCCCTCGGTCATGATCTGGCATCCGCGAAGGCGATCAACGATGCGGTCGGCAAGCACTTCGAGGAATCGCAGATCTACCGGATCGACCATTATCTCGGCAAGGAAACCGTGCAGAACCTGATGGTGCTGCGCTTCGGCAACCCGATCTTCGGGCCGCTGTGGCAGGCGCCGAGCATCCGCAGCGTGCAGATCACGGTGGCGGAGACGGTGGGCGTCGGCAGCCGCGCGGGCTTCTACGACCATACCGGCGCGCTGCGCGACATGGTGCAGAACCACCTGCTGCAGCTGCTGTGCATCGTCGCGATGGAACCGCCCGTGTCGCTCGACCCGGACGCGGTGCGCGACGAGAAGCTGAAGGTGCTGCGCTCGCTGCGGCCGATGGCGGTCGCCGACGTCGCGCGCGACACGGTGCGCGGCCAGTACACGGCCGGTGCGGTCGACGGCCAGCCGGTGAAGGGCTACCTCGAGGAAGACAACGTGCCGGCCGACAGCCGCGCGGAAACCTTCGTCGCGCTGCGGGCGCACATCAACAACTGGCGCTGGGCGAACGTGCCGTTCTTCCTGCGCACCGGCAAGCGGCTGCAGCGCCGCCAGTCGGAAATCGTGATCGAGTTCGCGGACATGCCGTTCTCGATCATCCCGACCGGCCCGCGCCACTACAGCAACCGCCTCGTGATCCAGCTGCAGCCGGAAGAGTCGATCCAGCTGCAGATGCTCGCGAAGGAACCGGGCAGCGGGATGAACATGGTGCCCGTGAGCCTGAACCTCGACCTGCAGCAGGCGATTCCGGAGCGTCGTGCGGAAGCATACGAACGGCTGCTGATCGACGTGATCCGCGGCCGCCTCACGCACTTCATGCGGCGCGACGAGCTCGAAGCCGCCTGGTCGTGGGTCGAACCGATCCTCGACGGCTGGAAGCAGCTCGGCGACCGCCCGCGCCTGTACACGGCCGGCACGTTCGGGCCTGCGGCTTCGTCGGCGCTGCTCGCGCGCAACAACATGTCGTGGTCCGAGGAAGCCTGA
- a CDS encoding SDR family oxidoreductase, whose product MSAAHHAGVAIVTGASRGIGATIARRLARDGFAVAINYASGAADADALATELAREGGRAVAVRGDVSKADDVRRLYDTVEQQLGKVDVLVNNAGILKTAPLAETSDELFERMFAINVGGVFNMLREAAAHMNDGGRIVNLSSTTLALNLPGYAIYNGTKAAVEAFTRVFAKELRGRRITVNCVAPGPVATELFLNGKTDEQIAQFAKMPPLERLGQPDDIAGAVAFLAGPDGAWINAQVLRANGGVA is encoded by the coding sequence ATGAGCGCAGCACACCACGCCGGCGTCGCGATCGTGACCGGCGCATCCCGCGGCATCGGCGCGACCATCGCGCGCCGCCTCGCACGCGACGGCTTTGCCGTCGCGATCAACTACGCGTCCGGCGCCGCCGACGCGGATGCGCTGGCCACCGAGCTCGCGCGGGAAGGCGGCCGGGCCGTCGCCGTGCGCGGCGACGTATCGAAGGCCGACGACGTGCGCCGCCTGTACGACACGGTCGAGCAGCAGCTCGGCAAGGTCGACGTGCTCGTCAACAACGCGGGCATCCTCAAGACCGCGCCGCTCGCGGAAACCAGCGACGAACTGTTCGAGCGGATGTTTGCGATCAACGTCGGCGGCGTGTTCAACATGCTGCGCGAAGCCGCCGCACACATGAACGACGGCGGCCGGATCGTCAACCTGTCGAGCACGACGCTCGCGCTGAATCTGCCGGGTTACGCGATCTACAACGGGACGAAGGCGGCGGTCGAAGCATTTACGCGCGTGTTCGCGAAGGAGCTGCGCGGCCGCCGCATCACGGTGAACTGCGTCGCGCCGGGGCCGGTCGCGACCGAGCTGTTCCTGAACGGCAAGACCGACGAACAGATTGCGCAGTTCGCGAAGATGCCGCCGCTCGAACGGCTCGGCCAGCCCGACGACATCGCCGGCGCCGTCGCGTTCCTCGCGGGGCCGGACGGCGCATGGATCAACGCGCAGGTATTGCGCGCGAACGGCGGCGTCGCCTGA
- a CDS encoding LysR family transcriptional regulator, with protein sequence MDRFQEMQAFVRTAERNSFSRAADDLDIPRATITNLIKRLELRLGTRLLERTTRQVRLTHDGEAYYHRCVRLLADIDEAEGAFRDAMPKGLLVANLQGTLARHFVVPALPAFLSRYPDLRLHIGEDDRLVDLVREGVDCVLRAGVLRDSSLIGRQIAAMEQVTVASPAYLERFGEPATLADLDAHFAVDYVSSATGKPVPLEFTVDGAVVEVRMRSTISVTGADLYTGSALAGAGLIQVPRYRIAGELAHGRLKVVLPACPPPPMPVSVLYLHSRQQSPRVRIFVQWLEEVFRQVPYQVRRI encoded by the coding sequence ATGGATCGATTTCAGGAAATGCAGGCTTTCGTGCGAACCGCCGAGCGCAACAGCTTTTCGCGGGCCGCCGACGACCTCGACATCCCGCGCGCGACGATCACCAACCTGATCAAGCGGCTCGAGCTGCGGCTGGGCACGCGCCTGCTCGAGCGCACCACGCGCCAGGTGCGTCTCACGCACGACGGCGAGGCCTACTACCACCGCTGCGTGCGCCTGCTCGCGGACATCGACGAAGCGGAGGGCGCGTTTCGCGACGCGATGCCCAAGGGGCTGCTGGTCGCGAACCTGCAGGGCACGCTGGCGCGGCACTTCGTGGTGCCGGCGCTGCCCGCGTTCCTGTCGCGCTATCCGGACTTGCGGCTGCATATCGGCGAGGACGACAGGCTGGTCGACCTCGTGCGAGAAGGCGTCGACTGCGTGCTGCGCGCGGGCGTGCTGCGCGATTCGTCGCTGATCGGGCGGCAGATCGCCGCAATGGAGCAGGTCACGGTCGCCAGTCCGGCCTATCTCGAACGGTTCGGCGAGCCGGCGACGCTCGCGGACCTCGACGCGCATTTCGCGGTCGATTACGTGTCGAGCGCGACCGGCAAGCCGGTGCCGCTCGAATTCACGGTCGACGGCGCCGTGGTCGAGGTCCGGATGCGCTCGACAATTTCCGTGACGGGCGCGGACCTGTACACGGGTTCCGCGCTCGCGGGCGCCGGGCTGATCCAGGTGCCGCGCTACCGGATTGCCGGCGAGCTGGCGCACGGGCGGCTGAAGGTCGTGCTGCCCGCGTGTCCGCCGCCGCCGATGCCCGTGTCGGTGCTCTATCTGCACAGCCGGCAACAGTCGCCTCGCGTGCGGATTTTCGTGCAGTGGCTGGAGGAGGTATTTCGGCAGGTGCCTTATCAGGTCCGGCGCATCTGA
- a CDS encoding DUF1493 family protein yields the protein MSDTWFQLQQFIREVRAPGVFGLDEQLTPDMDLYHDLDWEPPKIVNVMQMWAERFQVDLEDFDVAYYVPSANMRKRDVVLAVLKSPFSTKARESLAGRSLTLGMLEEAMKRGWWKRD from the coding sequence ATGAGCGACACCTGGTTCCAACTCCAGCAATTTATACGAGAAGTCCGCGCACCGGGGGTGTTCGGCCTTGACGAACAACTGACTCCTGATATGGACCTGTATCACGATCTCGATTGGGAACCACCAAAAATCGTGAACGTTATGCAAATGTGGGCAGAACGTTTTCAAGTAGACCTCGAAGACTTCGACGTTGCCTACTACGTCCCGTCTGCGAACATGCGAAAGCGCGATGTAGTGCTGGCCGTGTTGAAGTCGCCGTTCAGCACGAAGGCGCGGGAGTCCCTGGCTGGGCGCTCGCTTACTCTCGGGATGCTGGAGGAAGCAATGAAGCGGGGATGGTGGAAGCGGGACTAG